In Phragmites australis chromosome 16, lpPhrAust1.1, whole genome shotgun sequence, one DNA window encodes the following:
- the LOC133895070 gene encoding uncharacterized protein LOC133895070, protein MVRKHLLDNRWVLPYNPYLLRLFNCHINVEACSSIKAVKYLFKYIYKGHDRASDEICRSISENGGIDVLLQCIDEAGEQKNKVIARSCCSLLSKLAASDANKSVIIQQGGFDRFLKLRSRFSEDPSIIQEVMSMVTVLTLRSPENAARAMQVGYGTLAIQTMQRFPSSSQTQKQACLMIRNLVVRNPENSRPHSLNEAEAAENAKERCVLLADTSVRPTKPKVSAKCPTKQRDGGALSSTCEQEGTGHASISWKLFHESLQFHEVQMDHMYQRCWIMRAKVNWKAPIREGFDGRPLLRAILMDQLGTRMEAIACGSDAERFNQGLRDNHIYDFANVGFEPTVTPYRFFWYLDSEYYMSMITHTTVNTQARRIEYPICPSVFVDFNDVYSHPHRTIADVVGLVLHVTDIQYRWLFPRNIPVRDMALMNTRFEVVFLRIWDMHIACHITRFRRAEAELHCLATTFLKINKNIGGVATTYASHLI, encoded by the exons ATGGTTCGAAAACACCTGCTGGACAACAGGTGGGTCCTCCCTTACAACCCTTACCTTCTGCGGCTGTTCAACTGCCACATTAATGTTGAGGCGTGCTCAAGCATAAAGGCCGTTAAATACTTATTCAAGTACATATACAAGGGCCACGATCGGGCCTCT GATGAAATATGCCGTTCTATATCTGAAAATGGTGGAATCGATGTGCTTCTTCAATGCATTGATGAGGCTGGCGAACAGAAGAACAAAGTTATAGCAAGATCATGCTGCTCTTTGTTGTCTAAG CTAGCTGCGAGTGATGCGAACAAGTCTGTTATCATTCAGCAAGGTGGTTTCGATAGATTCTTAAAGCTGAGATCCAGATTTTCTGAAGATCCTTCTATAATACAAGAG GTGATGTCTATGGTGACAGTCCTTACACTGAGGTCACCAGAAAATGCAGCGCGTGCAATGCAAGTAGGCTATGGTACTCTGGCGATCCAGACAATGCAAAGGTTCCCCTCCTCCAGCCAGACCCAGAAGCAAGCGTGTCTTATGATTCGTAATCTTGTTGTCAGAAACCCTGAAAACAG CAGACCTCATTCCTTAAACGAGGCTGAAGCAGCTGAAAATGCGAAG GAGCGCTGTGTGTTGCTCGCGGACACTTCCGTGCGGCCCACGAAGCCGAAAGTCTCAG CCAAGTGTCCAACCAAGCAGCGAGATGGTGGTGCCCTGTCGTCTACATGCGAGCAAGAGGGTACAGGCCATGCCTCCATTTCCTGGAAGCTATTCCATGA ATCTCTGCAGTTCCATGAGGTGCAGATGGATCACATGTACCAGCGGTGCTGGATCATGCGCGCAAAGGTCAACTGGAAAGCGCCGATACGGGAGGGTTTTGACGGTCGTCCACTGCTAAGGGCCATTCTAATGGATCAATTA GGGACTAGGATGGAGGCCATCGCGTGTGGGTCTGATGCTGAAAGGTTCAATCAGGGACTCCGTGATAATCACATATATGACTTTGCCAACGTCGGGTTTGAACCAACTGTGACGCCATACAGATTTTTTTGGTACCTAGACTCTGAGTACTACATGTCTATGATCACTCATACTACTGTTAACACCCAGGCAAGGCGTATAGAGTACCCAATATGTCCAAGTGTTTTCGTGGACTTCAACGACGTCTACTCACACCCCCACAGGACAATAGCAG ATGTTGTAGGTTTAGTGCTTCATGTGACCGATATTCAATATCGGTGGTTGTTCCCTAGAAACATTCCTGTTAGAGACATGGCGCTTATGAACACAAG GTTTGAGGTTGTTTTTCTACGCATATGGGACATGCACATTGCATGCCATATCACACGTTTCAGAAGGGCCGAGGCCGAGCTCCATTGTTTGGCCACCACATTTCTaaagataaacaagaatatCG GTGGTGTGGCGACCACCTATGCGAGCCATCTCATTTAA